The following nucleotide sequence is from Diorhabda sublineata isolate icDioSubl1.1 chromosome 11, icDioSubl1.1, whole genome shotgun sequence.
tgttaataatttacGTTTTCTTTGATCGTAAAAGCGAATTtaaaatctggcaacgttgtttaaACGTAAGTTCCACTCGCTATTTGACACGCTGTCATTTTTCTAGACGTAAACAATGTTTATATATAACAATGAGTTTTatagtttagaaaataattaaatatcacaaaaacttgtttctaaatttttcatctaaatatGGCAACGTTGTTAAATCTATGAACTTGTACTTGCTATTTGGCATgcgtaaatttttataatagattACGGGAGTGTTCACGTCACACACCGCCATTGTTGTCCAAGGTCAAGGATCACTTTACAAACTACGTTTACGATCCTATATATGTTAAATGATTCgtgattttttcgtattttctctgataaattatgtcaaaatatacCGTTTTACCCAAAACATATTATTACCTTTAAATAACACACACTTACCTCGTAAACTTTGTTTAGAATGTGAACTACTACAATATGACGGCCGTGACGTCACATTTCCGGTTGTCtatttctattgtttatttggttaataatttacaatataactaaaatgtatgtattttaatttctttacaatagatgatttttttttattcagtcCAGAATTATCCACTTGGCATCGTCTGACAGAAACTTTCATATATTCTATCAACTTTTATCGGGGGGAGATATCCATCTATTAAGTAAGTACATTAGATTTGATGttccattcgagatatcgatttatttttcgaCATGAATCGATTCAATTATATGTCATTTCTGCGAGTGAATAAACGTTgtttactaaataaaaattacgtatattggaaattattattaaaaatgggacgtttatgaaaattttcagagaaTTTAAAACTTCAACGTAACGTTGAACTGTACAACATTCTTCTGACGGATACCAATCAAGCGACTTTGTCGGACGAAGAAGATAAAACGTTGTTCGTATATACGAGGGGCGCTTTAGAAGTGCTCGGATTTACAGATACcgaaattatagatatttttcgcGTTTTAgcgattattttgaaattaggtAATTTGCAGTACGTGCCTTGCAGTAACATCGACGGTACCGAGGGATGTTCTATAAATAACGAATACGGTGAGTGAATATACGGGTCGCAAGCGAAATTTTCCATCGAATCGTTCGTTTTAGAATTATTCGAGATTTGCGAATTGTTAGGAGCCGAACCGAGATGGTTACGAAGGGCGTTAACCACTCATCAAATAGACGAAAGTATAATGGCGGATTTGAGCGCCGTCGACGCCTCAAAAATTAGAGATACTCTATGCAGAACGTTGTACAGCCGATTATTTACGTGgttgataaataaaatcaacGATGTTATAAAGGTGATTGAATATCGAGAACTAACCTCAATTTGGATTTGATTTGATGTTTGTTTAGGCGAAAAGTTTGGGGAGGCGGAAGGAAATGGGCGTATTGGATCTTTTCGGGTTTGAGATTCTCGATTGTAACCGTTTCGAACAACTTATGATAAATTATTGTAACGAAAAATTGCAACAGTTCATTGTTAGTTCGACTTTGAAAGAAGAACAGGCGGAAATGTCGAAGGAGAGTTTGGAATGGgtcaaaattgattatttcaataacatGTAAGTGGTCATTTCaacataataaacattttttcgttATAATTCGTTGAATTTTTGGTGTATTTTATGCAAAATGGTGATTCCACGCTCGTATCTTTGACGTATGTCACTTGTCAACGTCAAATGTCTAttattttccgaaaattttccgtattttttcttatatttcgaatactttaaacgaaatttcattcaaaatagtGATTTAACACCCGTATCTTTGACGTATGTCACTTGTCAACGTCAAATGTCTATTATTTTCCgtatatttcgtattttttcttataatttgaatactttaaacgaaatttcattcaaaatagtGATTTAACGCCCGTATCTTTGACGTATGTCACTTGTCAACGTCAAATGTCTATTATTTCCCGAAAATTTTCCgtatatttcgtattttttcttataattcgaatactttaaacgaaatttcattcaaaatagtGATTTAACGCCCGTATCTTTGACGTATGTCACTTGTCAACGTCAAATGTCTAttattttccgaaaattttccgtattttttcttataattcgaatactttaaacgaaatttcattcaaaatagtGATTTAACGCCCGTATCTTTGACGTATGTCACTTGTCAACGTCAAATGTCTAttattttccgaaaattttccgtatatttcgtattttttcttataattcgaatactttaaacgaaatttcattcaaaatggtGATTTAACGCCCGTATCTTTGACGTATGTCACTTGTCAACGTCAAATGTCTATTATTTCCCGAAAATTTTCCgtatatttcgtattttttcttatatttcgaATACTTTAAAggaaatttcattcaaaatggtGATTTAACGCCCGTATCTTTGACGTATGTCACTTGTCAACGTCAAATGTCTAttattttccgaaaattttccgtattttttcttatatttcgaatactttaaacgaaatttcattcaaaatagtGATTTAACGCCCGTATCTTTGACGTATGTCACTTGTCAACGTCAAATGTCTATTATTTCCCGAAAATTTTCCgtatatttcgtattttttcttataattcgaatactttaaacgaaatttcattcaaaatagtGATTTAACGCCCGTATCTTTGACGTATGTCACTTGTCAACGTCAAATGTCTAttattttccgaaaattttccgtattttttcttataattcgaatactttaaacgaaatttcattcaaaatagtGATTTAACGCCCGTATCTTTGACGTATGTCACTTGTCAACGTCAAATGTCTAttattttccgaaaattttccgtattttttcttataattcgaatactttaaacgaaatttcattcaaaatagtGATTTAACGCCCGTATCTTTGACGTATGTCACTTGTCAACGTCAAATGTCTAttattttccgaaaattttccgtattttttcttataattcgaatactttaaacgaaatttcattcaaaatagtGATTTAACGCCCGTATCTTTGACGTATGTCACTTGTCAACGTCAAATGtctattattttaagaaaattttccgtatatttcgtattttttcttataattcgaatactttaaacgaaatttcattcaaaatggtGATTTAACGCCCGTATCTTTGACGTATGTCACTTGTCAACGTCAAATGTCTAttattttccgaaaattttccgtattttttcttataattcgaatactttaaacgaaatttcattcaaaatagtGATTTAACGCCCGTATCTTTGACGTATGTCACTTGTCAACGTCAAATGtctattattttaagaaaattttccgtatatttcgtattttttcttttatttcgaatactttaaacgaaatttcattcaaaatagtGATTTAACGCTCGTATCTTTGACGTATGTCACTTGTCAACGTCAAATGTCCATTATTTCCCGAAAATTTTCCgtatatttcgtattttttcttataattcgaatactttaaacgaaatttcattcaaaatagtGATTTAACGCTCGTATCTTTGACGTATGTCACTTGTCACCGTCAAATGTCAATCCCTAGTATTCAAAATGGGCTCTTTACGCCATTTTGGATCACAATGAACGTATTAATTCGTTATTATgttaaattttcgattaaacTGAATCGAAAAACGAAATATCATCATCGGGGACTTTTTTTAGTGCGATTTGTCAATTGTTAGAACACGAAAGTCACGGCATATTGTCGTTACTAGAAGAGGCTCACGTCCAAAGCGACTCAACTTATCTAAAGAGGGTCGCGCAATGTTGTGCGGGTCATTCCCATTGCTTAGCGGCCGATTCCCAACTTCCGGCAGACACTTTTCAGTGAGTGCCTCTCGATACGAATCGAATGACATCgtaaaatcgaaatattttgtaGGATCAGGCATTACGCCGGCGGGGTGACGTATAAAGTGGAGGGGTTCGTCGAAAAAAATCGCGATTCGCTACCTAGGGAAGTATCGAGGGCGATGTTTCGCTGTGATCATCCGATAATACCTGCGCTATTCCCCGAAGGCAATCCCAAAAGGTGTAATCCGAAGAAACCCGTTTCGAAGTCGTTGCAACTGCAGGTGTCATTGAATTCTTTGCTGAAAGTCATTTCAGGCAGACAGAATCATTACGTCAGATGTTTGAAGCCGAACGAAATGAAGCATCCGAGGATATTCGAAATGGCGTTGATACAACATCAGGTAGTGTTCGCGTTATTAACTTTGATCgtaattgattttaatcaactttgtcatcaatggttgcactttttaatgaacttttttatcttttactgcactttttatgaacttttctatcatttactgcactttttatgaacttgtTTATCAATTCTTGCACTTTTTTGTCGATTACTGCacttttatgaacttttttatcaatcactgcattttttagaagttttttactttttactgcactttttatgaacttgtTTATCAATCACTGCATTTTTAAGAACTTTTTTGTCGATTACtgcactttttatgaactttttttaacaattactgcactttttatgaacttttttatcttttactgcACTTTTTATGAGCTTTTTTAACAATTACTGCACTTTTTATGCACTTGTTTATCAATTACTGCACTTTTTACGAACTTTTTTAGCAATTATtgcactttttatgaacttgtTTATCGATTCTTACACTTTTTATGAACTCGTTTATCAATTACTGCACTTTTTACGAACTTTTTTGTCGATTACtgcactttttatgaacttttttaacaattactGCACTTTTTATGAACCTTTTCATCTTTTACTGcacttttttaacaattactgcactttttatgaacttttttatcttttactgcactttttatgaacttttttatcttttactgcactttttatgaacttttctatcatttactgcactttttatgaacttgtTTATCAATTCTtgcactttttatgaacttttttgtcgattactacattttttatgaacttttttgtCGATTACTGCacttttatgaacttttttatcAGTCACTGCattttttagaagttttttactttttactgcactttttatgaacttgtTTATCAATCACTGCATTTTTAAGAACTTTTTTGTCGATTACtgcactttttatgaactttttttaacaattactgcactttttatgaacttttttatcttttactgcACTTTTTATGAGCTTTTTTAACAATTACTGCACTTTTTATGCACTTGTTTATCAATTACTGCACTTTTTACGAACTTTTTTAGCAATTATtgcactttttatgaacttgtTTATCGATTCTtacactttttatgaacttgtTTATCAATTACTGCACTTTTTACGAACTTTTTTGTCGATTACtgcactttttatgaacttttttaacaattactGCGCTTTTTATGAACCTTTTCATCTTTTACTGcacttttttaacaattactgcactttttatgaacttttttatcttttactgcactttttatgaacttttttatcttttactgcactttttatgaacttttttaacaattattgcacttttttatcttttactacactttttatgaacttgtttaacaattattgcactttttatgaacttttttaacaattattgcactttttatgaacttgtTTATCAATCACTGCATTTTTAAGAACTTTTTTGTCGATGACtgcactttttatgaacttttttgtCGATTACtgcactttttatgaactttttcatcttttactgcgctttttatgaacttttttaacaattactgcactttttatgaactttttcatcttttactgcactttttatgaacttttttatcttttactgcactttttatgaacttttttgtCGATTACTGCACTTTTTAcgaactttttttatcaattactgCAGTTTTTATGAACTTGTTTATCAATTCTtgcactttttatgaactttttagTCGATtactacattttttatgaacttttttgtCGATTACTGCacttttatgaacttttttatcAATCACTGCATTTTTAAgaagttttttactttttactgcACTTTCTATGAACTTTTTTGTCGATTACtgcactttttatgaactttttttaacaattactgcactttttatgaactttttcatcttttactgcactttttatgaacttttttaacaattactgcactttttatgaactttttcatcttttactgcactttttatgaacttttttatcttttactgcATTTTTTCTGAACTTTTTTGTCGATTACTGCACTTTTTACGAACTTTTTTTATCTGCAGTTTTTATGAACTTGTTTATCGATTCTTGCAATTTTCATGaactttttttctcaattagTGCACTTACAAAGAACTTTTTTCGTTAATCCCCCAGGTTCGATATTTATGTTTACTGCCAACTGTTCAGCTGTGGCGTACCGGTTACTGTTACCGATTGCCTTACATCCACTTCGTATCTAGATACAAGATGATATCTGGTAGCACGTGGCCGAGATGGCGAGGATCGGCAGTCGAAGGCGCTTCGCTGATACTTAGATCGTTGCCTATACCAAGCGCGGAATTTACTTTCGGTAGGACTAAATTGTTCGTGAGAAGTCCGCGCACCGTTTTCGAATTGGAAGATTTCAGAAAATCCAGATTACACGATTTGGCCGTGTTGATTCAGAAAATTTGGAGGGGTAGCAGGGAGAGGAGGAAGTACAGGAAGATGAAGCAGAGTCAGATCATCATAGCTGCCGCTTGGAGAAGTTGGAGGGTGAGTCTAGTTTATTTCGAATTATTCCACGTTTTATAGACTTTGGTATCAATTGTTGCACTATTTATAAACATTGATGTCaattattgatgtttttttgaacatttttctcaattactgcactttttataaactattacctgaacttttcagtttttatgAACTTTCTTCTCAATTTTCGCAGTTTTTATGAACTTTTGCTTCGACTACTgcactttttttgaattttatccTTAATTACTGcactttttatgaattttttcccCAATTATTGTACTCTTTATAAACTTTCTTCTTAATTACTATACTTTTTATGAACTGTTTTCTCGATTACTTCACTTTTTATGAAGTTTCTTTTCAATTGCTGCGGTTTTTATGAACTTTTCTCACAATTCTACAGATTTTATGAACTTTTCTTTCAATTCCGCCACTTTTATGAACGtttcctcaaattattgcacttttgatgaattttattacgaatttacaaactttttccCCAACTACtgcactttttatgaacttttctCTCAATTATTGCCGTTTTATGAACTATAGCACTTTTTATGAATTGTTCTCTCGATtacttcattttttatgaacttttctttcaattctacagattttatgaatttttcgtttaatgataacatttttaatgaactGTTTTCTCAATTACttcactttttatgaactttctTTTGAATTGCTGCagtttttataaacttttcttTCAACTCCGCAACTTTTATGAACTTTTCCTTGAATTATTGcatttttaacgaatttttttattaatttacaaactttttccCAAACTCCTGCACTTTTTATGAATTGTTCTCTCGATtacttcattttttatgaactttctTCTCAATAACTccactttttatgaacttttctttcaattctacagattttatgaatttttcgtttaatgataacatttttaatgaactGTTTTCTCAATTACttcactttttatgaactttctTTTGAATTGCTGCagtttttataaacttttcttTCAACTCCGCAACTTTTATGAACTTTTCCTTgaattattgcattttttacgaatttttttattaatttacaaactttttccCCAACTACTGCACTTTTGAAACTTTTCTCTCGATTATTACAGTTTTATGAACTTATCTTTAATAActgaactttttatgaactgTTTTCTCAATTACttcactttttatgaactttctTTTGAATTGCTGCagtttttataaacttttcttTCAACTCCGCAACTTTTATGAACTTTTCCTTAAATTATTGcactttttatgaattttattacgaatttacaaactttttccCCAACTACtgcactttttatgaacttttctCTCGATTATTACAGTTTTATGAACTTATCTTTAATAActgaactttttatgaactgTTTTCTCAATTACttcactttttatgaactttgaTGTAAATATTAGTTTGTAAACCGCGTTATGTATTGCTGCACTTTTTTGTAACTAATtgtttgaagaagaaaaaaattattttttgaaaattctttcagGAACTTAAATGCGGCATAACATTCGAAGGCCGCAAACATTTGTGGTGCCTTTACAGGGTGGTATGAACTGCTTTTAAACTAGAAAATAGTCGCTAGAAGAGTATCTCATAGAATCAATTCGTTCTGTTGtttatacaattatacaataaacaatttctaaaaataaattgataatcaCTGAttataaatcgaaataatcCGACCCAAGCtcgatattttcatcaaatttatcGATTTCCTCGATTATTCGCTTCATTAGATGAGTCATAAGCCTTTTCGAAATCGATAGAGTATTTACAGATCGAATTTTCGTAtgtagattttatttttttggtctGGGGGTTCTTGTCGAGGGTCGATTTTCgaaaatcgacaaaattttttcggaattttccgctaggaatttttttttttcgcctCTTGCAGCATTTGTGGGTTAATACTGTTAACGGATACGAATTTTATAGGCGCGAGAGGAATTTCGGATATTGAAACATCGAAAAGAAGTCGAATGGGCGACTAAAATAATTCAGAGACATTATATACAGTGGAAAGTGagtaatatatgaaaaaaaatatttttttcttaataaaaaacgttttttagtaataattcGATTCAATTGGGGGTGAATGGGTACGTTTGCcgataaaatgttatttttagtgGAAATTATGGAACTAGGGGATGGAAGGGGTGGAAATTTGGTCTCTTGATGTTTAATTacgataaaattttagtttctatCGGAAAATTGGGtttgtaaaagttgtagagaTTCGAGATATCCGCAATTTGATTGGTTTTTtgacctaacctcaaaattttttcgaaaaatcgtttttttttatttttaatttttttttgtcgtaAAAACTTATcggatttttttcaaaatttggtatgATGTGGTGCTTTTTGTCCTAAATCagaatctattttttattttgagaagtGTCGAAAATTATtgagatttttcgaaaaattgattgtttggaaaaacagttttatttcaaaaatcaactTGGGAGCTTCGAGTCagactatttttttgtattttgttatctattattgagaaattgcaatttacttttttcacataacctcaaatttttttattaaagtcaaaaaaaaaacgtttttttttttcggtttttaacttttttctggAGATTTTTGTGCAAAATATCCGGTAAAGTATTTTTCCTTGTCGCAAATGAAGCcgtgttttgaaaaataatgccATTTCggatttttttcagaaaaatgaaaattaatattggaaaatcGACTTGCGATCCTCTAATGAGGctcatttttgttgttttcacgTCTTTTctctaagaaattgaaaaatttcaaataacttcaCGTATTTTTTTcccttaacttcaaaattttacaaataaattgaaaaaaatccatttatcTCTCAATTCCGCAACTTTTATGAACTTTTCCTTCAATTATggcactttttatgaacttttctCTGAAAAACTgaactttttatgaatttttctctaaataactgaactttttatgaactttccTCTCAATTTCGCAACTTTTATGAACTTTTCCTTCAATTATggcactttttatgaacttttctCTGAAAAACTgaactttttatgaatttttctctaaataactgaactttttatgaactttccTCTCAATTTCGCAACTTTTATGGACATTTCCTTCAATTATtgcactttttatgaacttttctCTGAAAAACTgaactttttatgaatttttctctaaataactgaactttttatgaactttccTCTCAATTTCGCAACTTTTATGAACATTTCCTTCAATTATggcactttttatgaacttttctCTGAAAAActgaactttttatgaactttcttttcaaaaactgaactttttatgaactttctTCTCGATAACTGACCTTTTTATGAACTTTCCTCTCAATTTCGCAACTTTTATGAACATTTCCCTCAATTATtgcactttttatgaacttttctCTGAAAAACTgaactttttatgaatttttctctaaataactgaactttttatgaactttccTCTCAATTTCGCAACTTTTATGAACATTTCCTTCAATTATtgcactttttatgaacttttctCTGAAAAACTgaactttttatgaatttttctctaaataactgaactttttatgaactttccTCTCAATTTCGCAACTTTTATGAACATTTCCTTCAATTATTGCActtttgatgaatttttctctaaataactgaactttttatgaactttccTCTCAATTTCGCAACTTTTATGAACATTTCCTTCAATTATtgcactttttatgaacttttctCTAAATAACTGACCTTTTTATGAACTTTCCTCTCAATTTCGCAACTTTTATGAACATTTCCTTCAATTATTGCACGTTTTATGAACTTTTCTCTGAAAAActgaactttttatgaactttccTCTCAATTCTGCAactttaatgaatttttatcaattcacAAACTTTTTCTCCAATTATtgcactttttatgaactttctTCTCAAAAACTGAACTTTCTTCTCGATAActgaactttttatgaactttctTCTCGATAActgaactttttatgaactttctTCTCGATAActgaactttttatgaactttctTCTCGATAActgaactttttatgaactttctTCTCGATAActgaactttttatgaactttctTCTCGATAActgaactttttatgaactttctTCTCGATAActgaactttttatgaactttctTCTCGATAActgaactttttatgaactttctTCTCGATAActgaactttttatgaactttctTCTCGATAActgaactttttatgaactttcttctaaaaaattgaactttttgattctatttttattttgaaaaattccattttgtgTCAGAAATATGTCTTCTTAAATAATTATGATATATACACTTATTTTTAGTTACGTGtttttaacataacctcaaaattttctaagaaaatGCCAAACAAActcaattatttggttttttaacTCAAACACGTatcaattctttcaaaatttgactTCATAAAATcttatttgtggaaaatttcaattcgtttcaaaaatttttaatttttttcgaacaaaaaacactttaaaaacaaaaatcgattgGGGGATTTCCAATATGACTAATCTATTGTTTTAATGTccaatttccattaaaaataatatccatTAATCGTTCtatcaacataacctcaaaatttcgaaaaaaaacttcattttcaccgcccattttcaattaattatgaaaaactttcacttctacactgagaaaaaaaattgttttcccgATTCAACATCAAATTCCTCGCATAAACACATCAAAACATCGTTGCCGGATTTAATAAATCGACAAAGAAACCGAGGAAAATCAAAACGACGAGGTTATGTTGATATTCAATTACGAAACGTCGAATgatttccgttttttttttgt
It contains:
- the LOC130450158 gene encoding unconventional myosin-Ib isoform X1, yielding MLSLDQEIGAWDSVLLEPLTEDSFVTNLHQRFKRDHIYTYIGNVLISVNPYKKLALYSADLAEAYVKRGPFQLPPHIYAVAGTAYRWLNDRNEDQCIIVTGESGSGKTEAARIVLQFLVLVSGDSPETKLIKDRLVQANTLLEAFGNARTMKNDNASRFGKFLDIEFDFKGDPIGGHLTHYFLDKSRIIHLASSDRNFHIFYQLLSGGDIHLLKNLKLQRNVELYNILLTDTNQATLSDEEDKTLFVYTRGALEVLGFTDTEIIDIFRVLAIILKLGNLQYVPCSNIDGTEGCSINNEYELFEICELLGAEPRWLRRALTTHQIDESIMADLSAVDASKIRDTLCRTLYSRLFTWLINKINDVIKAKSLGRRKEMGVLDLFGFEILDCNRFEQLMINYCNEKLQQFIVSSTLKEEQAEMSKESLEWVKIDYFNNIAICQLLEHESHGILSLLEEAHVQSDSTYLKRVAQCCAGHSHCLAADSQLPADTFQIRHYAGGVTYKVEGFVEKNRDSLPREVSRAMFRCDHPIIPALFPEGNPKRCNPKKPVSKSLQLQVSLNSLLKVISGRQNHYVRCLKPNEMKHPRIFEMALIQHQVRYLCLLPTVQLWRTGYCYRLPYIHFVSRYKMISGSTWPRWRGSAVEGASLILRSLPIPSAEFTFGRTKLFVRSPRTVFELEDFRKSRLHDLAVLIQKIWRGSRERRKYRKMKQSQIIIAAAWRSWRAREEFRILKHRKEVEWATKIIQRHYIQWKRRQFLLNLRRTLPEDAISPICRDWPQAPNRLTECSSLLNKIHHRWRCHKFRLKFDQTARNRMREKVTASFIFKDRKCSYPRSVSHPFVGDYVRLRQNVQWKKMCLENNDQYVVFADIINKITRSSGKFVPILLVISTRSMLVLDQRTLQIKYRVPATEIYRMSLSPFLDDVAVVHVKASPLANPETSSASSDQTSCLFQSDLSKKKGDFVFQTGHVIEIVTKLFLVVQNATGKPPEVNITTEFEANFGSQTVTFTFKCGLPEVQPGQIRVLRKANKMEVLV